The Paraburkholderia sp. ZP32-5 genome includes a window with the following:
- the rbsK gene encoding ribokinase, protein MASNEMRSRVTVVGSLNMDLVVRSPRLPQPGETLAGRTFAQVAGGKGGNQAVAAARLGAQVSMLGCVGADANGAQLRAGLEAEGIDCAALETGTQPSGVALIVVDDASQNTIVIVAGSNGEVTPETIARHEAALAAADVVICQLETPLASVHAALAAARRLGKTVILNPAPATGPLPADWLPLIDYLIPNELEAAALTGLPVDSPDDAASAAAALRAAGARNVLVTLGARGVLVALAGAVATLYDAPRVEAVDTTAAGDTFIGGFAAQLAQRASVDTAIRFAQRAAALSVTRAGAQPSIPTRAEVDALI, encoded by the coding sequence GTGGCAAGCAACGAAATGCGCTCGCGCGTAACGGTGGTCGGCAGTCTGAACATGGACCTCGTGGTGCGCTCGCCGCGTTTGCCGCAGCCGGGCGAGACGCTGGCCGGCCGCACGTTCGCGCAGGTCGCGGGCGGTAAGGGCGGCAATCAGGCGGTCGCGGCCGCGCGGCTCGGCGCGCAGGTATCGATGCTGGGCTGCGTCGGCGCCGATGCGAATGGCGCGCAGTTGCGCGCCGGCCTCGAAGCGGAGGGCATCGACTGCGCGGCGCTGGAAACCGGCACGCAGCCAAGCGGCGTCGCGCTGATCGTCGTCGATGACGCGAGCCAGAACACGATCGTGATCGTCGCCGGCAGCAACGGCGAGGTGACACCCGAGACGATTGCCCGTCACGAAGCGGCGCTCGCCGCCGCCGACGTGGTGATCTGCCAGCTGGAAACGCCGCTAGCGTCGGTACATGCTGCGCTCGCCGCGGCGCGGCGGCTCGGCAAGACCGTGATCCTCAATCCCGCGCCCGCCACCGGACCGTTGCCGGCCGACTGGCTGCCGCTGATCGATTACCTGATTCCAAACGAACTCGAAGCCGCCGCGCTGACCGGCCTGCCGGTCGATTCGCCCGACGATGCGGCGAGCGCCGCCGCCGCGTTGCGCGCGGCCGGCGCGCGCAACGTGCTGGTCACGCTCGGCGCGCGCGGCGTGCTGGTGGCGCTCGCCGGCGCGGTCGCGACGCTGTACGACGCGCCGCGCGTCGAAGCCGTCGATACGACCGCGGCCGGCGATACCTTTATCGGCGGTTTCGCGGCGCAACTCGCGCAGCGCGCGAGCGTCGATACGGCGATCCGATTTGCGCAGCGCGCGGCGGCGCTGTCCGTGACGCGCGCGGGCGCGCAGCCTTCGATTCCGACCCGCGCCGAAGTCGACGCGTTGATCTGA
- a CDS encoding PGDYG domain-containing protein — protein sequence MTELRNLDLRDDPHAQRVVKDETVSVEFAAAEGQLMSLEGPNRYARGDALITGSTGERWVVSRERFDAKYVPAEAAIAHGQPGAYRNRPAVVLARQMSEAFSLARSAQGGDVLRGTAGDWVMQYAPGDYGVVQAARFAKVYRLAD from the coding sequence ATGACCGAACTCAGGAATCTCGATCTGCGTGACGATCCGCACGCACAACGCGTCGTCAAGGACGAAACGGTAAGCGTCGAATTCGCTGCCGCCGAAGGCCAGTTGATGAGCCTCGAAGGCCCGAACCGCTATGCGCGCGGCGACGCGCTGATCACCGGCTCGACCGGCGAGCGCTGGGTCGTATCGCGCGAGCGCTTCGACGCCAAATACGTGCCGGCCGAGGCTGCGATCGCCCACGGTCAACCGGGCGCCTACCGCAACCGCCCGGCCGTCGTGCTGGCGCGCCAGATGAGTGAAGCGTTCTCGCTCGCCCGTTCCGCCCAAGGCGGCGACGTGCTGCGCGGCACGGCCGGAGACTGGGTGATGCAATACGCACCGGGCGATTACGGCGTCGTGCAGGCCGCGCGTTTCGCAAAGGTCTACCGGCTCGCGGACTGA
- a CDS encoding ABC transporter permease, with translation MTDRSWREAADAKQGDVQGGAQGGLPGGLQAAPAADPSAPLASGKPAGTRLGFSNYLGLAGALLAMIVLFSLLSSHFLTYDTFSTIANQIPDLVVMSVGMTFVLIIAGIDLSVGSVLALGASVVSVAALKWGWGPLPSALLGVAVAALTGTVTGAVTVGWRIPSFIVSLGVLEAARGLAYQMTNSRTAYIGDAFDFLSNPIALGISPAFLIAVAVMVIAQLVLTRTVFGRYLVGIGTNEEAVRLAGVNPRPYKVIVFALMGALAGLAALFQISRLEAADPNAGVGMELQVIAAVVIGGTSLMGGRGSVISTFFGVLIISVLAAGLAQIGANEPTKRMITGAVIVVAVVLDTYRSRRKRG, from the coding sequence ATGACCGATCGATCCTGGCGCGAAGCGGCGGATGCGAAGCAGGGTGACGTGCAAGGCGGAGCGCAGGGTGGACTGCCGGGTGGACTGCAAGCCGCGCCCGCGGCCGACCCGTCGGCGCCGCTCGCGAGCGGCAAACCGGCCGGCACGCGGCTCGGCTTTTCGAACTACCTGGGTCTGGCAGGCGCTTTGCTTGCGATGATCGTGCTGTTTTCGCTGCTGAGCTCGCACTTTCTGACTTACGACACGTTCAGCACGATCGCGAATCAGATTCCGGATCTGGTCGTGATGTCGGTCGGGATGACCTTCGTGCTGATCATCGCGGGAATCGATCTGTCGGTCGGTTCGGTGCTGGCGCTGGGGGCGTCGGTGGTCAGCGTGGCCGCGCTGAAATGGGGCTGGGGGCCGCTGCCGTCGGCGCTGCTCGGCGTCGCGGTCGCGGCGCTGACCGGTACGGTGACCGGCGCGGTGACGGTGGGCTGGCGGATTCCGTCGTTCATCGTGTCGCTGGGCGTGCTCGAAGCGGCGCGCGGCCTCGCGTACCAGATGACCAATTCGCGCACCGCCTATATCGGCGATGCGTTCGATTTTCTGTCGAACCCGATCGCGCTGGGGATTTCGCCCGCCTTCCTGATCGCCGTCGCGGTGATGGTGATCGCGCAACTGGTGCTTACGCGCACGGTGTTCGGCCGCTACCTCGTCGGCATCGGCACGAACGAGGAAGCGGTGCGGCTCGCGGGCGTCAATCCGCGGCCGTACAAGGTGATCGTGTTCGCGCTGATGGGCGCGCTGGCCGGGCTCGCGGCGCTGTTCCAGATCTCGCGGCTGGAGGCGGCTGATCCGAACGCCGGCGTCGGCATGGAGCTGCAGGTGATCGCGGCCGTCGTGATCGGCGGCACGAGTCTGATGGGTGGGCGCGGCTCGGTCATCAGCACGTTTTTTGGTGTGTTGATCATCTCGGTGCTGGCCGCGGGGCTCGCGCAGATCGGCGCGAACGAGCCGACCAAGCGGATGATCACCGGCGCGGTGATCGTGGTGGCGGTGGTGCTGGATACGTACCGCAGCCGCCGCAAGCGTGGGTGA
- a CDS encoding AAA family ATPase, protein MTLLVFFCGHAGTGKTTLAKQLIGPLMKAGGTPFCLLDKDTLYGGYSAAAMAMLTGDANDRDSPLFLEHLREPEYRGLIDTARDNLELGVSALVVGPLSREVRDRKLFDHQWLGVAPDVTLRVVWVHTSDETARERIVARANPNDAYKLAHWDEYRQRRFVPSSAARDDLLMFDNTAPSAADYDALVARIVG, encoded by the coding sequence GTGACCCTGCTGGTTTTCTTTTGCGGTCATGCGGGGACCGGCAAAACAACCCTCGCGAAACAGCTGATCGGTCCATTGATGAAAGCAGGCGGCACGCCGTTCTGTCTGCTCGACAAGGACACGCTGTACGGCGGCTACAGCGCCGCGGCGATGGCGATGCTCACCGGTGACGCCAACGACCGCGACAGTCCGCTGTTCCTCGAACATCTGCGCGAGCCCGAATATCGCGGGCTGATCGACACCGCGCGCGACAATCTCGAACTCGGCGTGAGCGCGCTGGTGGTCGGACCGCTGTCGCGCGAAGTGCGTGACAGGAAGCTCTTCGATCATCAGTGGCTCGGCGTGGCACCCGACGTAACGCTGCGCGTCGTGTGGGTTCATACATCGGACGAGACCGCGCGCGAGCGGATCGTCGCTCGGGCAAATCCTAACGACGCATACAAGCTCGCGCACTGGGACGAATACCGGCAGCGCCGCTTCGTGCCGAGCAGCGCGGCTCGCGACGATCTGCTGATGTTCGACAACACCGCGCCGAGCGCTGCGGATTATGACGCGCTGGTGGCGAGGATCGTGGGCTAG
- the cydX gene encoding cytochrome bd-I oxidase subunit CydX yields the protein MWYFTWILGVGVALGFGIINVMWLETNGKFARDPQQPNLSASSGSAAGSTPSTPLAEDKRS from the coding sequence ATGTGGTATTTCACCTGGATTCTCGGCGTGGGCGTGGCCTTGGGCTTTGGCATCATCAACGTGATGTGGCTGGAGACCAACGGCAAGTTCGCACGCGATCCGCAACAGCCCAATCTCTCCGCTAGCTCCGGCTCCGCTGCTGGTTCTACGCCATCCACTCCGCTCGCCGAGGACAAGCGTTCGTGA
- a CDS encoding sugar ABC transporter substrate-binding protein: MSHRIRRRILAAAVLVTASAVLPFSAAHAQNAPAHKPKVALVMKSLANEFFLTMENGAKDYQKHNPGQFDLITNGIKDETDTANQIRIVEQMIVSKVDAIVLAPADSKALVPVVKKAVDAGIIVVNIDNRLDEDVLKSKDLNVPFVGPDNAKGAQKVGDYLAKRLKSGDEVGIIEGVSTTTNAQQRTAGFKAAMQAVGAKVVLVQSGEWEIDKGNAVASAMLNEYPNLKALLAGNDNMAIGSVSAVRAAGKQGKVLVVGYDNINAIHPMLKDGRVLATADQYAAKQAVFGIDTALKALSEHKNQSQLSGVVETPVDLVTKDTLK, translated from the coding sequence ATGAGCCATCGGATCCGTCGCCGCATTCTTGCCGCCGCAGTTCTCGTCACCGCTTCCGCCGTATTGCCGTTTTCCGCCGCGCATGCGCAGAACGCGCCGGCTCATAAACCCAAGGTTGCGCTCGTGATGAAGTCGCTCGCCAACGAGTTCTTCCTGACCATGGAGAACGGCGCGAAAGATTATCAGAAGCACAACCCCGGCCAGTTCGACCTGATCACGAACGGCATCAAGGACGAAACCGACACCGCGAACCAGATCCGTATCGTCGAGCAGATGATCGTGTCGAAAGTCGATGCGATCGTGCTCGCGCCGGCCGATTCGAAGGCGCTGGTGCCGGTCGTCAAGAAGGCGGTCGACGCCGGCATCATCGTCGTCAATATCGACAACCGGCTCGACGAGGACGTGCTGAAGTCGAAGGACCTGAACGTACCGTTCGTCGGCCCGGACAATGCGAAGGGCGCGCAGAAGGTCGGCGACTACCTGGCCAAGCGCCTGAAGTCTGGCGACGAGGTCGGCATCATCGAAGGCGTGTCGACCACCACCAACGCGCAGCAGCGCACCGCGGGCTTCAAGGCCGCGATGCAGGCGGTCGGCGCGAAAGTCGTCTTGGTGCAATCAGGCGAATGGGAAATCGACAAGGGCAACGCGGTCGCATCGGCCATGCTCAACGAGTATCCGAATCTGAAGGCGCTGCTCGCCGGCAACGACAACATGGCGATCGGCTCGGTGTCGGCCGTGCGCGCGGCCGGCAAGCAGGGCAAGGTGCTGGTGGTCGGCTACGACAATATCAACGCGATCCATCCGATGCTGAAGGACGGCCGCGTGCTCGCGACCGCCGACCAGTACGCGGCCAAGCAGGCCGTGTTCGGCATCGATACAGCGCTGAAGGCGTTGAGCGAGCACAAGAATCAGTCGCAGCTGTCGGGCGTGGTCGAAACACCGGTCGATCTCGTGACCAAAGACACGCTGAAGTAA
- a CDS encoding Lrp/AsnC family transcriptional regulator: MRPPRLDQLDDLDRNLVALLQANARESVANLARQLGVARTTVIARIARLERSNVIAGYSVRLGQDVLDSSIVAYVGIIIAPKYGPAVQKRLAKMPEVQLLCAVSGEFDYVAWLRADSPDRLNDLLDQIGGLEGVERTTTSIILARKIDRGTV, from the coding sequence ATGAGACCTCCGCGCCTCGATCAGCTCGACGACCTCGACCGCAACCTCGTTGCGCTGCTGCAAGCCAATGCCCGCGAAAGCGTCGCCAATCTCGCACGCCAGCTAGGTGTTGCGCGCACCACGGTGATCGCGCGCATCGCGCGGCTCGAACGCAGCAATGTGATCGCCGGCTACAGCGTGCGGCTCGGCCAGGACGTGCTCGATTCGAGCATCGTCGCGTATGTCGGCATCATCATCGCGCCGAAGTACGGGCCGGCCGTGCAGAAACGCCTCGCGAAAATGCCCGAGGTGCAACTGCTGTGCGCGGTGAGCGGCGAGTTCGACTATGTGGCGTGGCTGCGCGCCGATTCGCCGGACCGGCTCAACGATCTGCTCGATCAGATTGGCGGTCTCGAAGGCGTCGAGCGGACGACGACGTCGATCATCCTCGCGCGCAAGATCGATCGCGGCACCGTGTGA
- a CDS encoding LacI family DNA-binding transcriptional regulator — MATIKDVAAVAGVSFTTVSHVVNNSRPVSADVRAKVEHAIRQLHYVPSAVARSLKARATATIGLVVPNSTNPYFAELARGIEDGCARNGYCVFFCNSDDDPAKQRNYLRVLQEKRIDGLIVASAGDDAVLAQTLADSHEPLVVVDRNIEGLNADLVQIDHEKGAYLATRHLLELGHVRIGCITGPVQTAVSAMRVHGFIRAMAERGIEIPPEAIVESDFSGMGGHRAAGQLFDTVKPSAIFAGNDMMGIGALRAAAERNISVPRDCSIIGFDDIELGRFTFPSLSTVGQSVRALGDMAAQTLIERIAAAPGAHSVRPPARRRVVSPRLIVRESTAAWVGEGQRDLAA; from the coding sequence ATGGCGACGATCAAGGATGTGGCAGCCGTGGCGGGCGTGTCGTTCACGACGGTATCGCATGTGGTGAACAACTCGCGGCCAGTGTCGGCCGATGTGCGCGCGAAAGTGGAGCACGCGATCCGTCAACTGCACTATGTGCCGTCGGCGGTCGCGCGCTCGCTGAAGGCGCGCGCGACGGCGACCATCGGACTCGTGGTGCCGAACAGCACGAACCCGTATTTCGCCGAACTCGCGCGCGGCATCGAGGATGGCTGCGCGCGCAACGGCTATTGCGTGTTCTTCTGCAATTCCGACGACGACCCCGCCAAGCAGCGCAACTACCTGCGCGTGCTGCAGGAAAAGCGCATCGACGGTCTGATCGTCGCATCGGCGGGCGACGACGCGGTGCTCGCGCAGACGCTCGCCGACTCTCACGAGCCGCTGGTCGTCGTCGATCGCAACATCGAAGGGCTCAACGCGGACCTCGTGCAGATCGATCACGAGAAGGGTGCCTATCTGGCGACCCGCCATCTGCTCGAACTCGGCCACGTGCGCATCGGCTGCATCACCGGGCCGGTGCAGACGGCCGTCAGCGCGATGCGCGTGCACGGCTTTATCCGCGCGATGGCCGAGCGCGGCATCGAGATTCCGCCCGAGGCGATCGTCGAAAGCGATTTTTCGGGGATGGGCGGGCATCGCGCGGCCGGGCAGCTGTTCGACACCGTCAAGCCGTCGGCGATCTTCGCGGGCAACGACATGATGGGCATCGGCGCACTGCGCGCGGCGGCCGAGCGCAATATCAGCGTTCCGCGCGACTGCTCGATTATCGGCTTCGACGATATCGAGCTTGGCCGTTTCACGTTCCCGTCACTGTCGACGGTCGGGCAGTCGGTGCGCGCGCTCGGCGACATGGCCGCGCAGACGCTGATCGAACGCATTGCCGCGGCGCCGGGCGCTCACAGCGTGCGGCCGCCCGCGCGCCGGCGTGTCGTGTCGCCACGGCTGATCGTGCGGGAATCGACCGCCGCATGGGTGGGCGAGGGACAGCGGGACCTCGCGGCTTGA
- a CDS encoding DUF3022 domain-containing protein: protein MEAYQYDCAHPEFEELARVISDLFPEQTQFTERAAEDGTPQLTIHWVAMRFGSTARRIEMTVAIAPAALARYRALPARLRGRSFAVLRAYVEASLGSLEEMYANGEAVPREVTVDLGDEFA, encoded by the coding sequence ATGGAAGCTTACCAATACGACTGCGCGCATCCCGAGTTCGAAGAACTCGCGCGCGTCATCAGCGATCTGTTTCCCGAGCAGACGCAATTCACCGAGCGCGCGGCCGAAGACGGCACGCCCCAACTGACGATTCACTGGGTCGCGATGCGCTTCGGCTCGACCGCGCGTCGCATCGAGATGACGGTCGCGATCGCACCGGCCGCGCTCGCGCGGTATCGCGCATTGCCCGCGCGTTTGCGCGGACGCAGCTTCGCGGTGCTGCGCGCGTATGTCGAAGCGAGCCTCGGCTCGCTCGAGGAGATGTATGCGAACGGCGAGGCGGTGCCGCGCGAGGTCACGGTCGATCTCGGCGACGAGTTTGCATAA
- a CDS encoding sugar ABC transporter ATP-binding protein, which produces MDSTDHDALPVVLSVSGIGKTYAEPVLADVSLSLRAGEVLALTGENGAGKSTLSKIIGGLVEPSAGTMRLAGAPYQPASRTQAEALGVRMVMQELNLLPTLSVAENLFLNRLPRAGALSFGWIDRRRLRENAREAMAQVGLDAIDPDTLVGELGIGHQQMVEIARNLIDDCRVLILDEPTAMLTAREVDLLFEQIGRLKARGVALVYISHRLEELARVAERVAVLRDGRLVHVDAMANLTSEQIVTWMVGRELGEHIDLGERNIGAPLLKVERLARGKVVRDVSFEVRAGEIFGISGLIGAGRTELMRLIYGADQKDGGTVSLAATPGAPPTPVRIDSPADAVRAGIALITEDRKGEGLLLPQPIAANVSLGNLGSVARHGLVDAQRENALAQKQIDAMRIRSSGPAQIVGDLSGGNQQKVVIGRWLARDCRVLLFDEPTRGIDVGAKFDIYGLMGALARAGRALVVVSSDLRELMLICDRIGVMSAGSMTGVFERANWSQDALLAAAFAGYRNRDALLHRLDTTEAGSLS; this is translated from the coding sequence ATGGATTCAACCGACCACGACGCGTTGCCTGTCGTACTGTCCGTCAGCGGCATTGGCAAGACCTATGCCGAGCCGGTGCTCGCCGACGTCTCGCTGTCGTTGCGCGCCGGCGAGGTATTGGCGCTGACCGGCGAGAACGGCGCGGGCAAGAGCACACTGTCGAAGATCATCGGCGGGCTGGTCGAGCCGAGCGCGGGCACGATGCGTCTGGCCGGCGCGCCGTATCAGCCGGCGAGCCGCACCCAGGCCGAAGCGCTCGGCGTGCGCATGGTGATGCAGGAACTCAATTTGCTGCCGACGCTGTCGGTGGCCGAAAACCTGTTCCTGAACCGACTGCCGCGCGCGGGCGCGCTCAGCTTTGGCTGGATCGACCGGCGCCGGCTGCGCGAGAACGCGCGCGAGGCGATGGCGCAGGTCGGGCTCGATGCGATCGACCCGGACACGCTGGTCGGCGAACTCGGCATCGGCCATCAGCAGATGGTCGAAATCGCCCGCAATCTGATCGACGACTGCCGCGTACTGATCCTCGACGAACCGACCGCGATGCTGACCGCGCGCGAAGTCGATCTGCTGTTCGAGCAGATCGGGCGTCTGAAGGCCCGCGGCGTCGCGCTCGTCTATATCTCGCACCGGCTCGAGGAGCTGGCGCGGGTGGCCGAGCGGGTCGCGGTGCTGCGCGACGGACGCCTCGTGCACGTCGACGCAATGGCGAACCTGACCAGCGAGCAGATCGTCACGTGGATGGTCGGGCGCGAGCTTGGCGAGCATATCGATCTCGGCGAGCGCAATATCGGCGCACCGCTCTTGAAGGTCGAGCGGCTCGCGCGCGGCAAGGTCGTGCGCGACGTGTCGTTCGAGGTGCGCGCCGGCGAGATTTTTGGCATCAGCGGCCTGATCGGCGCGGGCCGTACCGAACTGATGCGGCTGATTTACGGCGCCGACCAGAAGGACGGCGGCACCGTGTCGCTCGCCGCGACGCCGGGCGCGCCGCCCACTCCGGTGCGCATCGACTCGCCGGCCGACGCGGTGCGCGCGGGCATCGCACTGATTACCGAGGACCGCAAGGGCGAAGGCCTGTTGCTGCCGCAGCCGATCGCGGCCAACGTGTCGCTCGGCAATCTCGGCAGCGTCGCGCGGCATGGCCTCGTCGACGCCCAGCGCGAGAACGCGCTCGCGCAGAAACAGATCGACGCGATGCGGATTCGCAGCTCGGGGCCGGCGCAGATCGTCGGCGATCTGTCGGGCGGCAATCAGCAGAAGGTCGTGATCGGCCGCTGGCTCGCGCGCGACTGCCGCGTGCTGCTGTTCGATGAACCGACGCGCGGCATCGACGTCGGCGCGAAATTCGATATCTACGGCCTGATGGGCGCGCTCGCCCGTGCGGGCCGCGCGCTCGTCGTGGTGTCGAGCGATCTGCGCGAGCTGATGCTGATCTGCGACCGGATCGGCGTGATGTCCGCCGGCAGCATGACGGGCGTGTTCGAGCGCGCGAATTGGAGTCAGGACGCGCTGCTCGCGGCCGCGTTCGCCGGCTACCGCAACCGCGACGCGCTGCTGCATCGGCTGGACACCACTGAAGCAGGGAGTCTGTCATGA
- the corA gene encoding magnesium/cobalt transporter CorA, which yields MMINCAAYQDGQKLADIDIDSISDYVCRPECFVWVALKDPTPEELAVMKDEFNLHELAIEDAQYGHQRPKIEEYGDSLFVVMHTVEMDDNGELLIGEVDVFVGSNYVLSVRRGTRAGFQNVRARCEREPHLLKEGSAFVLYALADDVVDRYFPIIEAMSTELEALEDRIFERNDSAASRAIVQDLYMMKRRLVILQHHIGPLQEAVSKLTGGRIPSICAGMQTYFRDVYDHLERIVRTIEGRREIVVTAVQVNLGMISLAESEITKRLGSFAALFAVPTMIAGIYGMNFERIPELHFKYGYPVVLLVMVAIDFVLYRRFRKAGWL from the coding sequence ATGATGATCAATTGCGCCGCCTATCAGGACGGCCAGAAGCTCGCAGACATCGATATCGACAGCATCAGCGACTACGTCTGTCGCCCCGAGTGTTTCGTATGGGTCGCGCTGAAGGACCCCACTCCCGAAGAACTCGCTGTGATGAAAGACGAGTTCAACCTGCACGAACTCGCAATCGAGGATGCGCAATACGGTCATCAGCGGCCGAAGATCGAGGAGTACGGCGATTCGCTGTTCGTGGTGATGCATACGGTCGAAATGGACGACAACGGCGAACTGCTGATCGGCGAGGTCGACGTGTTCGTCGGCAGCAACTATGTGCTGTCGGTGCGCCGCGGCACGCGCGCCGGCTTCCAGAACGTGCGCGCGCGCTGCGAGCGCGAGCCGCATCTGTTGAAGGAAGGCTCGGCGTTCGTGCTGTATGCGCTGGCCGACGACGTGGTCGACCGTTATTTCCCGATCATCGAGGCAATGAGCACCGAACTCGAAGCACTCGAAGATCGGATTTTCGAACGCAACGATTCGGCTGCGTCGCGCGCGATCGTGCAGGACCTGTACATGATGAAGCGCCGGCTCGTGATTCTGCAGCACCATATCGGGCCCTTGCAGGAAGCGGTCAGCAAGCTGACGGGCGGGCGCATTCCGAGCATCTGCGCGGGGATGCAGACGTATTTCCGCGACGTCTACGATCACCTCGAACGGATCGTCCGAACCATCGAGGGCCGCCGCGAAATCGTCGTGACCGCGGTGCAGGTGAACCTCGGCATGATCTCGCTGGCCGAGAGCGAAATCACCAAGCGGCTCGGCTCGTTCGCCGCGCTGTTCGCGGTGCCGACGATGATCGCGGGCATCTACGGGATGAACTTCGAGCGGATCCCCGAACTGCATTTCAAGTACGGATATCCGGTCGTTCTGCTGGTGATGGTCGCGATCGACTTCGTGCTGTACCGGCGCTTTCGCAAGGCGGGATGGCTGTAG
- a CDS encoding Spy/CpxP family protein refolding chaperone produces the protein MKKALVMLATAVSMGSAFAQTAAPAATPENAASAPAAKAGYERNVEDRIAYLHSQLKITSAQETQWKAFADVMRSNGETMSQLFQQRKAATTVSALDDMKQYATIAQAHADGMKKLVDAFDPLYNSLSPEQKKLADTTFHRGGPEGAPHHRGHHGKSKMSKPAAEAASDAAAKQ, from the coding sequence ATGAAAAAAGCACTGGTTATGCTGGCTACCGCCGTTTCGATGGGTAGCGCGTTCGCTCAGACTGCCGCGCCCGCGGCAACGCCGGAGAACGCCGCTTCGGCTCCCGCCGCGAAGGCCGGCTACGAACGCAACGTCGAAGACCGCATCGCCTATCTGCATTCGCAACTGAAGATCACCTCCGCGCAGGAAACGCAGTGGAAGGCCTTCGCCGACGTGATGCGCAGCAACGGCGAAACGATGAGCCAGCTGTTCCAGCAGCGCAAGGCGGCCACCACCGTGAGCGCGCTCGACGACATGAAGCAGTACGCGACGATCGCGCAGGCGCATGCGGACGGCATGAAGAAGCTCGTCGATGCGTTCGATCCGCTATATAACAGTCTGTCGCCGGAGCAGAAGAAGCTCGCCGATACGACGTTCCATCGGGGTGGCCCTGAAGGCGCGCCTCACCACCGCGGCCATCACGGCAAGAGCAAGATGAGCAAGCCGGCGGCCGAGGCAGCTAGCGACGCAGCCGCAAAACAGTAA
- a CDS encoding saccharopine dehydrogenase C-terminal domain-containing protein: MKVAIVGAGLIGHTIAHMLRETGDYEVVAFDREQHALDKLAAQGIPTRRVDSADAALLRAAIQGFDVLINALPYYLAVNVASAAKGAGVHYFDLTEDVRATHAIRAIADDADHAFMPQCGLAPGFIGIAAHELANRFSEIRDVKMRVGALPEFPTNALKYNLTWSVDGLINEYCQPCEAIRDSRTQWVQPLEGLEHFSLDGIEYEAFNTSGGLGTLCETLSGRVESLDYKSVRYPGHRNLMQFLLEDLRLSSDRDTLKTIMRRSVPSTAQDVVLVFITVSGMRDGQLVQEVFTRKIFAKTVCGVPMSAIQITTAGAMCAVLDLFRERKLPQKGFVRQEQVSLGDFLANRFGKLYEGQSLEAMATV, from the coding sequence ATGAAAGTAGCGATCGTTGGCGCAGGTTTGATCGGTCACACCATTGCCCATATGCTGCGCGAGACGGGCGACTACGAAGTCGTCGCGTTCGACCGCGAACAGCACGCGCTCGACAAGCTCGCCGCCCAGGGCATTCCGACGCGCCGCGTCGATTCCGCCGATGCCGCTTTGCTGCGCGCGGCAATCCAGGGCTTCGACGTGCTGATCAACGCGCTGCCGTACTACCTCGCCGTGAACGTCGCGTCGGCCGCGAAGGGCGCGGGCGTGCATTACTTCGATCTGACCGAGGACGTGCGCGCGACCCATGCAATCCGCGCGATCGCCGACGATGCGGACCACGCGTTCATGCCGCAATGCGGCCTCGCACCGGGCTTTATCGGCATCGCCGCGCACGAGCTCGCGAACCGCTTCAGCGAAATCCGCGACGTGAAGATGCGCGTCGGCGCGCTGCCCGAATTCCCGACCAATGCACTGAAGTACAACCTGACGTGGAGTGTCGACGGGCTGATCAATGAATATTGCCAGCCGTGCGAGGCGATTCGCGACAGCCGCACGCAGTGGGTGCAGCCGCTCGAAGGTCTCGAACATTTCTCGCTCGACGGCATCGAATACGAAGCGTTCAATACGTCCGGCGGTCTGGGCACTCTGTGCGAAACGTTGTCGGGCCGTGTCGAATCGCTCGACTACAAGTCGGTGCGCTATCCGGGCCATCGCAACCTGATGCAGTTCCTGCTCGAAGACCTGCGTCTGTCGAGCGACCGCGATACGCTGAAGACGATCATGCGCCGTTCGGTGCCGTCGACCGCGCAGGATGTCGTGCTGGTGTTTATCACGGTGAGCGGCATGCGCGATGGTCAACTGGTGCAGGAAGTGTTCACCCGCAAGATCTTCGCGAAAACGGTCTGCGGCGTGCCGATGAGTGCGATCCAGATCACCACCGCCGGCGCGATGTGCGCGGTGCTCGATCTGTTCCGCGAGCGCAAGCTGCCGCAGAAGGGCTTCGTGCGTCAGGAGCAGGTGTCGCTCGGCGATTTCCTCGCGAACCGCTTCGGCAAGCTGTATGAAGGGCAGTCGCTGGAGGCGATGGCGACGGTTTGA